From one Triticum aestivum cultivar Chinese Spring chromosome 4B, IWGSC CS RefSeq v2.1, whole genome shotgun sequence genomic stretch:
- the LOC123089496 gene encoding mechanosensitive ion channel protein 6-like, which yields MDQVQRKSILRPAKPLSRTRSEEHPMLSDLGERPEVVLNIDGNGNGPGADVLGAAGKPTASRKLSTAASSPSQGWADASFDFWRNEGGHARCVDDLSFKNRPASPQPQASSPSLSPKKKKAEVVEDPPTSLIGNFLGKQKAAEAELLDFDMEMDDIGRSSHPFSSNSRDRDAPRVSFKDRQMSSSSSSGSDSDTGGVRKPPAGDDGIRNTSTPTPAGPRPLLRAKTRSRLTDPPPQSSVAVDEERKKSSALRPPKSGQFPGRITGKSGQRRKSGSMEEEEEEEDDDDPFTDADVPDDFNRGKLGALTILQWLSLVLIIGALVCSLTIRPLSRKKLWELHLWKWELLVFVLICGRLVSGWAIRIAVFGVERNFVLRKRVLYFVYGVRGAVQNALWLGMVLASWHFLFDEGTNTAVLPYVTKVLLCLLVATLVRLVKTLLLKVLASSFHVSTYFDRIQEALFNQYVIDTLSGPQLVDEDYVIAEVRELQRAGADIPKELHPALPTKNLSEQRGTRVSGLISKGGGINPLSKEKKRREADEGITIDKLHRLNQRNVSAWNMKRLVKIVRFETLATMDEQIQEATAGEGAESGTQIRSEHEAQLAAKKIFHNVAKPGSKHIYLADLMRFMKQEEAIKAMHLFEGAQEHCRVGKKSMKNWVVNAFRERKALALTLNDTKTAVNKLNQMANVVVGLIVSALWLLILGVATTQFFVFLSSQLLVAVSVFGNTLKTIFEAIIFLFVMHPFDVGDRCEIEEVQVVVEEMNIMTTVFLRYDNLKIYYPNSVLATKPIFNFYRSPDMGEGIDFCVHVATPLEKLALMKEKILHYIDSKKEHWYPGAMVVLRDVDDTNKLKVSIWLRHTLNFQDMGMRFVRRELVLKEMVRVLKDLDIEYRMLPLDVNVRNAPPLQSTRMPTTWNYS from the exons ATGGACCAGGTGCAACGGAAGAGCATTCTGAGGCCAGCCAAGCCGCTGTCGCGGACGCGGTCGGAAGAGCACCCCATGTTGTCCGACCTTGGTGAGCGGCCGGAGGTGGTTCTGAACATCGATGGGAACGGCAACGGCCCCGGCGCGGACGTCCTCGGAGCGGCGGGGAAGCCGACAGCCAGCAGGAAGttgtccaccgccgccagctcGCCGTCCCAGGGGTGGGCCGACGCGAGCTTCGACTTCTGGAGGAACGAGGGTGGCCACGCGCGCTGCGTCGATGACTTGAGCTTCAAGAATCGGCCGGCGTCACCGCAGCCGCAGGCATCGTCCCCTTCGCTctcgccgaagaagaagaaggcggagGTCGTCGAGGACCCGCCCACGAGCCTCATCGGGAACTTCCTCGGGAAGCAGAAAGCGGCCGAGGCCGAGTTGCTCGACTTCGACATGGAAATGGACGACATCGGGAGGTCGTCACACCCGTTCTCATCCAACTCCCGAGATCGGGATGCGCCGCGTGTCTCCTTCAAGGACCGCCAGATGTCCTCGTCCTCTTCATCCGGCTCCGATTCCGATACCGGCGGCGTCCGTAAGCCCCCCGCCGGCGACGACGGAATACGCAACACCTCCACTCCCACTCCAGCGGGACCGAGACCATTACTGCGAGCTAAGACGCGCTCCCGGCTCACGGACCCGCCGCCGCAGTCATCCGTGGCCGTCGACGAGGAGCGCAAGAAGTCGTCCGCCTTGCGCCCTCCCAAGTCCGGCCAGTTTCCTGGGCGTATAACCGGCAAATCCGGCCAGCGGCGCAAGTCGGGttccatggaggaggaggaggaggaggaggacgacgacgaccccTTCACAGACGCCGACGTCCCCGACGACTTCAACCGCGGGAAGCTGGGTGCTCTCACCATACTGCAGTGGCTCAGCTTGGTGCTCATCATCGGGGCACTAGTGTGCAGCCTCACAATAAGGCCCTTGTCACGGAAAAAGCTCTGGGAGCTGCACCTCTGGAAGTGGGAGCTCCTCGTGTTCGTGCTCATCTGTGGCCGCCTCGTCTCCGGCTGGGCCATCCGGATCGCGGTCTTCGGCGTGGAGCGCAACTTCGTGCTGCGGAAGCGCGTGCTCTACTTCGTGTACGGCGTGCGCGGCGCCGTGCAGAACGCGCTCTGGCTCGGCATGGTGCTCGCCTCCTGGCACTTCTTATTCGACGAAGGCACCAACACGGCGGTGCTGCCCTACGTGACCAAGGTGCTGCTCTGCCTCCTCGTCGCCACGCTCGTCCGCCTCGTCAAGACGCTTCTCCTCAAGGTGCTCGCCTCGTCCTTCCATGTCTCCACATACTTTGATCGGATACAGGAGGCGCTGTTCAACCAGTACGTCATCGACACACTGTCCGGGCCACAGCTGGTCGACGAAGACTACGTGATCGCCGAGGTGCGTGAGCTCCAGCGCGCCGGCGCAGACATCCCGAAAGAGCTACACCCCGCCTTGCCAACCAAGAACCTATCGGAGCAAAGGGGCACCCGTGTCTCAGGTTTGATCTCCAAGGGAGGTGGAATCAATCCGTTGTCGAAGGAGAAGAAACGACGTGAGGCTGATGAAGGGATCACCATTGACAAGCTCCACAGGCTCAATCAGAGAAACGTCTCGGCGTGGAACATGAAGAGGCTGGTGAAGATTGTTCGTTTTGAGACGCTCGCCACAATGGACGAGCAGATCCAGGAGGCAACGGCAGGGGAAGGGGCTGAGTCAGGGACACAGATTCGCAGTGAACACGAGGCGCAGCTCGCCGCCAAGAAGATCTTTCATAACGTAGCCAAGCCGGGATCCAA GCACATATACTTGGCAGACCTGATGCGCTTCATGAAGCAGGAGGAAGCCATCAAAGCTATGCATCTTTTCGAAGGAGCACAGGAGCACTGTAGGGTCGGCAAGAAGTCTATGAAGAATTGGGTG GTGAATGCATTTAGAGAGCGCAAAGCTCTTGCCCTAACACTTAACGATACAAAAACAGCAGTTAACAAGCTCAACCAGATGGCCAATGTTGTTGTTGGCCTCATAGTGTCTGCACTCTGGCTTCTAATTCTTGGCGTAGCGACGACACAATTCTTTGTCTTCCTCAGTTCACAGCTTCTTGTGGCAGTATCTGTATTCGGGAATACCTTGAAGACGATTTTTGAGGCAATTATCTTCTTATTCGTGATGCATCCTTTCGACGTCGGCGACCGCTGTGAAATTGAAGAGGTCCAG GTCGTTGTGGAGGAAATGAATATCATGACAACAGTCTTTCTTCGTTACGATAACTTGAAGATCTATTACCCAAACAGTGTGTTGGCCACCAAACCGATTTTTAATTTCTATAGGAGTCCTGATATGGGAGAAGGAATTGACTTCTGTGTCCATGTTGCCACCCCGCTGGAAAAACTGGCACTCATGAAGGAAAAAATACTACA TTACATTGACAGTAAGAAGGAACATTGGTACCCAGGTGCGATGGTTGTCCTCCGGGATGTAGATGACACCAACAAGCTAAAAGTGTCCATATGGCTCCGGCACACACTCAACTTCCAGGACATGGGGATGAGGTTCGTGAGGAGGGAACTCGTGCTCAAAGAGATGGTCAGAGTCTTGAAGGACCTCGACATCGAGTACCGAATGTTGCCACTTGACGTGAACGTGCGAAATGCGCCCCCTCTGCAATCCACAAGGATGCCGACGACATGGAATTATTCATGA